In the Helianthus annuus cultivar XRQ/B chromosome 11, HanXRQr2.0-SUNRISE, whole genome shotgun sequence genome, one interval contains:
- the LOC110890730 gene encoding tetratricopeptide repeat protein 1, protein MADSKAEVSLKDEGNAFFKAGNYLKAAALYTQAIKKDPQNPTLYSNRAAAFLNLVKLQKALSDAETTISLNPSWDKGYFRKGCVLEAMERYDDALDAFRIASQHNPQSTEVSRKIKRLTQLSKDKKRSEEVNNLRSNVDLAKHLDGFKSELAQKHVDEEVFSFVVETMENAVKSWHQTSNVDARVYFLLDKEKTDTEKYAPVVNVDKAFESPHTHGDCVSFLRQYAVDSFSRAACLVVPKNAISYPQVWKGQGPRKWKHGQSDGFFVEFESPLLRQEWFIPSSSEKGQILCRDPVALDINAHEVIPKIFKD, encoded by the exons ATGGCGGATTCAAAAGCAGAGGTGTCACTAAAAGATGAAGGTAATGCGTTTTTCAAGGCTGGAAATTACCTAAAGGCTGCTGCTTTATACACTCAAGCCATCAAGAAAGATCCTCAAAACCCTACCCTTTACAG CAATCGCGCTGCAGCATTTCTAAACCTTGTTAAGCTCCAGAAAGCACTTAGCGATGCTGAAACAACGATATCTTTGAATCCCAGCTGGGACAAG GGTTACTTCAGGAAAGGATGTGTATTAGAGGCCATGGAGCGATACGATGAT GCATTGGATGCTTTTAGAATAGCCTCACAGCACAATCCACAAAGCACAGAGGTGTCGAGAAAGATCAAGAGGCTTACACAGTTGTCAAAGGATAAAAAACGGTCTGaagaagtgaacaatctgagaTCCAATGTTGATCTAGCAAAACACTTGGATGGTTTCAAATCTGAATTG GCGCAGAAGCATGTAGATGAGGAAGTTTTCTCTTTTGTGGTAGAAACAATGGAGAATGCTGTTAAATCATGGCATCAAACGTCAAATGTTGATGCGAGAGTTTATTTCCTGCTCGACAAGGAAAAGACCGACACTGAAAAATATGCACCTGTGGTCAACGTTGACAAG GCATTTGAGTCACCCCATACACATGGTGACTGTGTTTCATTTCTAAGGCAATACGCTGTGGACTCTTTTTCTCGAGCAGCGTGCTTAGTTGTACCAAAGAATGCCATATCATACCCACAG GTGTGGAAAGGACAGGGACCGAGGAAATGGAAGCATGGACAAAGCGATGGGTTTTTTGTGGAGTTTGAGTCACCGCTCCTCAGACAAGAATGGTTCATTCCCAGTTCTTCAGAGAAAGGCCAAATATTGTGCAG GGATCCGGTGGCATTAGATATCAATGCACATGAAGTGATTCCAAAGATATTTAAAGACTAG
- the LOC110890729 gene encoding MACPF domain-containing protein CAD1: protein MQDYQSSMEDPSSKTSALTTTLKNSIQALGRGFDVTSDIRLLYCKGAPGSRLIHLDDEHTRELVVSDDGFVRIPNVSVDIDFSRGERLLDPTPVCSFHEMSKLFNTRSNLSGDVPLGSFNAMFNFTGSRQVDAASTKSLAMIGYIVPLFEVHLENSDLVLLDEVKRAVPYSWDPASLASFIENYGTHIVTSTTVGGRDVVYIKQHQSSPLSISDIENYVRDIGEHRFSDYKGQSSSGPLKYKDKDVTVIFRRRGGDDLEQSHAKWIETVETAPDVINMTFTPIVSLLDQGVPGIKHLARAIELYLEYKPPIEDLQYFLEFQIPRVWAPEQSNIQRKEPVCPSLQFSLMGPKLFISLEQVTVGRKPVTGLKLNLEGSKQNRLAIHLQHLVSLPKILQPHWDAHMAIGAPKWQGPEEQDSRWFEPIKWKNFSHVSTAPIEHTETYIGDLSGVHIVTGAQFGVWDFGARSVLHLKLLFSKVPGCTIRRSVWDHSPNTLQKPGDDKGGDGPSQSGKLAKIVDMTEMSKGPQDVPGHWLVTGAKLGVDKGKIVLRVKYSLLNY, encoded by the exons ATGCAAGATTACCAGTCTTCAATGGAAGACCCTTCATCCAAAACCTCTGCTTTGACCACAACTCTCAAGAACTCAATTCAAGCACTTGGTAGAGGGTTTGATGTTACATCTGATATCAGGCTTTTGTACTGCAAAGGGGCACCTGGGTCTCGCTTGATTCACTTGGATGATGAACATACTAGAGAACTTGTGGTTTCTGATGATGGCTTTGTTAGGATTCCTAATGTTTCTGTTGATATTGATTTTTCTAGAGGAGAGAGGCTTCTTGATCCTACACCTGTTTGCAGCTTTCATGAG ATGTCGAAACTCTTCAATACGAGATCCAATCTCAGTGGGGATGTTCCTCTCGGAAGCTTCAATGCCATGTTTAATTTTACCGGATCGAGGCAAGTTGACGCAGCATCCACAAAATCCCTTGCGATGATCGGATACATAGTTCCGTTATTCGAGGTTCATTTAGAAAATTCAGATTTGGTTCTGCTTGACGAAGTCAAACGTGCTGTTCCGTATTCCTGGGATCCTGCATCGTTAGCAAG CTTCATTGAAAATTACGGCACCCATATCGTCACCTCTACGACAGTTGGAGGGAGAGACGTAGTTTATATAAAGCAGCATCAATCATCTCCGTTGTCCATATCAGATATCGAAAATTATGTGAGAGACATTGGAGAACACAGATTCAGTGATTATAAAGGCCAATCAAGTTCGGGGCCGTTAAAGTACAAGGACAAG GATGTAACGGTTATTTTTAGACGAAGAGGAGGGGACGATCTTGAGCAAAGTCACGCAAAATGGATAGAAACTGTAGAAACCGCACCCGACGTAATCAATATGACTTTTACTCCCATTGTTTCTTTGCTTGACCAAGGCGTACCGGGAATAAAACACTTGGCCCGTGCCATTGAGTTATATTTGGAAT ACAAGCCTCCTATAGAGGATTTACAATATTTTTTGGAGTTCCAAATCCCTCGAGTCTGGGCTCCGGAACAAAGTAACATTCAAAGAAAGGAACCCGTTTGTCCGTCACTTCAGTTTAGTTTAATGGGCCCGAAGCTTTTCATAAGTTTGGAGCAG GTTACAGTTGGGCGTAAACCAGTTACGGGGCTTAAACTCAACTTAGAAGGAAGCAAGCAAAACAGGCTAGCGATCCATTTGCAACACTTGGTGTCCCTTCCGAAAATCCTCCAACCGCATTGGGATGCGCACATGGCCATCGGTGCACCCAAGTGGCAAGGTCCCGAAGAGCAGGACAGTCGTTGGTTCGAACCCATCAAGTGGAAGAACTTCTCACATGTAAGTACAGCACCCATAGAACACACCGAGACATACATTGGCGATCTATCCGGGGTCCACATTGTCACCGGGGCCCAGTTTGGCGTATGGGACTTCGGTGCCAGAAGTGTCCTACACCTCAAACTTCTCTTCTCCAAAGTACCAGGTTGTACCATACGCCGTTCAGTATGGGATCATAGCCCAAACACTCTTCAAAAACCCGGAGATGATAAGGGAGGAGACGGTCCAAGTCAATCCGGAAAACTAGCGAAAATCGTAGACATGACAGAAATGTCAAAGGGCCCACAAGATGTTCCGGGCCATTGGTTAGTCACAGGGGCGAAACTTGGTGTAGATAAAGGGAAGATCGTTCTACGCGTAAAATACTCGTTATTGAACTATTGA